GTCAATGCCGTTCCCGGGGATCTCACCCGGATTGGTCCAGATATTCGCCGCAAGGTCCGGATGGTCAGTTTGGATTCCTTGGTCGATGATGCCCACGAAGACGTCCGGCGAGCCGACGAACCCGACCGCCCAGGCTTTTTCGGCCTGCGTGCCGAACGGGTTGTAGGTGGGTGCCGGTCCGATGGACAACGGAGAATCATCGCTGAACATCCCCCACAAGGAGCCATCAAGATAAAGCGGATCGTTCGATTCGAACTCTTGAGTCGCCACCCAGTCCGGCTCGGCAAACTCCACCCCGGGCAACCGGTTCAGCAGGCGGACCGCTTCCGGCACCGACAAGACCGTCGCTGTGCGCGTGATGCCAATCCGGCCATGAGCTTTCATGGCCGGGGTTTGAATGTGCTTGATCAGACCCAACCGGCCTTGCTGGAAGGCGCCCGCCAGTTGTTGATCGGTGACATCGGCCTTGAACTGGACCAGGACTTCGCCGGCCCGATAGCGTGGGCCGCCGGGCGAGATTTCCACCGGGGGAAGCGCCTGGCCCTGGCAGAGCGTGGCTACGAAGAGGTTGATGGATGCCAGCCAGACCCCGGCACGGGGTGCGGCGGCGGTGAGCGCGGTCTTGGTGAGCGAGTTTCTTTGCTTCATAGATTCAAATGGTTTTGGCTGAGTTCAATTATTGATTTCATTGGTGCTGGTTTCGGGCACGGAGATGTAATCGCACGCGGCGCGAAAATCTTTCACGGAAAATGGGGGGGCGTAACGCCGACATTCGTGTCGGCGCGGTTCAAGGTTGGACTCGCCGGTTGGAAAACCGGCGTTACTCGAACAACTGCGGCGCGCGGGCGCGGAGGGAGCGGCAGAGTTCGGCCAGTTCGTCGGGTTTCAGCGGGAGCAACACGCCGCTGGCGTTGAGCCGACGACCTGACGTCAACTTCGCGTAGTCGGCAAGCACGTCCGGGGCAAGACGCGATTCCTTGAGATCCCAGGCCCGGAGCTTGTTCGGCAGGCTGAGCGTGATGAGCCGGTTGTTCGCCACGAGATGCGCAAGGCGAACGTCACCGTTGTGCTTCAGCAGCGGCGTCACGGCTTCCCCGGTGGTGGAGTCCCAGACACGCACGACATTTTCACCGCTGCGCGCCACGATGAACCGACCGTCCAAGCTCCACATCACCGTTCCAAGTGGCTTATCCCCGATGCGCAGCGGCGGCAGCGAGAGTTCGCCCGTGGACGCTTCCCATACCCTGACTTCCGGCGTGACTCCGGCCATGGCAATACGTTTGCCATCCGGACTCCAATCCACCCAGGTCAAGGCGCCGTCATGCCTGACGGGCGGACTTAGTGGCGCTCCCGTTTTTGTGCTCCAAACCCGTCCCCACTGTTCCGCGGTCACCGTGGCGAAACGCTCGCCGGCAGGATCGAATGCGAACGCGGTAACGGTGCCCGGTCCAATGGGCGTGGGAGTGATACTGCCGGTCACCAGGTCAAAAAGCGCAAAGCCAATGTCGCGGTGAACAATGAAGATGGTCCTTCCATCCGGGAACAAATCACCACTTTCGTCAATCGTCTCGGGTGCCGTCACTGAATGCTCCAATGCGCCGTCGTCAGTCCGCCAGGATCGAATCTGTCGGTCGCCACTAACGGTAATCAAACTCGCGCTGCCGGTAGCAAAACGCATATTCCGGATTTTCTGCGGATGCAAATGCCATGGGAATCTGCCCGCGCCATTCTCGTCGTACCACATTTCCACGATCGCGCTACGGGGAGCAAAACCAGTATTCTGGATTTCCTTCGCATGCGGGAGCATCTGACGTCGGAGCTTCCCTCCCTCGTCGCGCCAAAGCTCCACGACAGACGATTCCAGTTTATTAGTCGGGGCGTAAGCTATCGCCCACTGGTGGTTGTCGGCTGAGAAAGTCCATTGATGCGGCGCGCAGTTGGTAGGTTTGGTGCCGGGCAGGTTCACTTCCGCCAGGCGCTCCACGTCCACCAACCGCACCGTTTCGTCGTCCAAGGGGATTAGGAACCGCCGCCGATCAGGGCTGAAGCCCTTCAGGAGTCTTTGCGGAGAACCTCTGCGAATGCCGGGAATGTTGGCATTGAAGCGATGGACGGCGTCCTCCCGGCGGAGGTTCAACTTCCACAGCACGCACGCGCCTTCGTCGGTGATGGTCGCCAACTGCGATCCGTCCGGGCTGAGTGCGATATCCAGAATCTGCCGGCCATGCCGGAATGGAGGCGCAAGCATCTCACCCGTCTCGAGACTCCAGAGGCCATCGATTCTGTCCCGGCCGCCGAACATGACGCGGCGGCTGTCCTGAGTTGCGGCCCAGGTGCCGTGCGGCTTGTCGAGCCGTATCGCCGGCAAAAGCTCGGCTTGGGTATCCAAGTCAAACACCCGCATTTGCCCGCCGAACGAGGAGAACAGACGCCGGCTCGGCACCTGATCAATCCAAAATGCTCCGCTGGCGCCTGACGCTTCGATCGGTTTGCCGACACTGGTTAAGGTCTCAGTGCTCCAAATGCGGATAAAATCGTTGGTCACGCCATCACGGACGATTTCCTCTCGGATGGCGAGCCGCTGTCCATCCGGGCTGAGGGCAGGAAAGTGCTGCTCCAGTTGAAACGGAAGCGGAGCACCAACTGGTTCACCAGAAGGCAGACGCCACAACCGGATTGTCCCATCCTCGCTGGTCGAAGCCAGCAAGTTGCCGTCGGTGCTGGTGGAGAACGCAAGAATGTTGTTGGTATGGCCTTTCAGGGCCGCGACCTGACTTCCGTCACGAACATCAAGCACCCGGATGACGTAATCCGATTCAGCCGTCACCAACCAACGACCATCTCCAATGAGCGCTGCGAGGGCGAGATTGGTGGCGACTTTTGTGAAAAGCCGTTGCCCCGTGGCTACATCAATGACCGCCGCACTGGTGGTGCGAATTCGTTCGGAAGGACTGACGCCTCCACCGTACAAAGTGTCCACGCACAAGCGCCGACCATCGGACGTGAAACTCATCTGAGGGATTCCATCGCTCTCCAGACGCAAAGGCTTCCAAAGTGGCTCACCCGTTTGGACATCCCACAGGTGGACCCAACCCCATTCTGTGCCAATGGCCAATCGCTTTCCATCCGGGCTGAACGCCATGGATCTGACGGGATGCTCGTGAACCAGGACTTGTGCCGGGCGCGGCATCTGATTCAGCGTTTGCTGGATGCGGATGCGGTGGATGGTTTCCTCGGCGGAATTATTTGTGACCAGCGGCAGCGCATCGGCAAACCAGAGTAGCGCGCCCGCAGGATCGCCATCGTCGAGCAGGCGCACGCCGTTGGCCACGTCCAGCCGGACGATGCGCTGACGGTTTTCCTCGGCCAATCGCGCGTTCTCGGCCGCGAGGCGGCGGGCTTCACGAGTTTGTTTTTGCTGCCAAAGCCAAGCACTCGCTGCGAGCACGGCCAGGGCGGTCACAAGGGCGCCGGCCCGCGCCAGCGTGCGCACGCGGCGTTCGACGGTCCGCATCCGGCTGACCGATTTGCCGCTCTGGAGCAAGGCGAGATCGGCGTGGAGTTCGGCGGCGGTTTGGTAACGTTGCTTGAGATCGGCGTGGCAGGCGCGGACGATTATTTCGTTCAACTCCGCGAGTTGGGCGCGCTCGGCGGCGGGTTGCGCGATGAGGTTCGTCGGCAGTTCGGGATATTCCTGGCGGTCGCGGCCGGTGGCCATTTCGTAGAGCACTTTTCCAAGACTGAAGATGTCGGCCTGAGCGGTGCCCGGTCCTTCGGGCGGCAGATAACCTTCCGTGCCCACGAGCGACAGCGTGGCCTCGGCCTGCGCCACGAGGCCGATGTCGGCGAGCTTTGGAATGCCGTTCACGAAGACAATGTTTGACGGCTTGATGTCACGGTGAACGAGTCCGTGGCGATGCAAGTGGTCGAGCGCAGTGGCAGGGGCGAGGCCGATTTGCAGGCATTCGTCGAACGGAAGGCAGCCGCGTTGCAGGAGATCGGAACGCAAGGTGCGGGGGGAGTAGGAACTGGAGTATTGGAGTGTTGGAGTAGTGGAATCTTGAGCCGACGCTCGTTGCCCATCACTCCGACACTCCATTACCCCATCACTCCGTTCCGCCGCGTCTGCCAGTTCCATGACGTAGTAGAAATGGCCGGCGGCATCGTTACGACCAACGTGCAGCACGTTGAGCTGGCTGGGGTGCGTTCGGGAAATCGGCTCGAAGCGGCGAATGCCTTCGAACTCGCGTTCGTATGGACGGTCGTGATCAAACGCGGCGCGGTGGACAATCTTCACCGCCCGCCAGGTGCCGAGGGCGTTGCGAGCGAGCCACACCTCCCCGTAACTGCCGCGTCCAATCCTCCGGATCAGTTCATGGTCAGGAATGACCGGCGGCGCGAGAGGCGTGTCGGCAATCGCCTCCGACGCCGGCGACATTGTGCTGCCGAGGTCGTTCAGCATTTTGTCGCGTGCGTTGGGGTCGGCGTTCATCGGTCGAGGAGAGTATCTCAACTATGCCGGCGGGCGGGCAGCGTGGCAAACGCGGCATCGCGCTTCAACTCGCGCATCGCCTCGCGGACCAGCGCACGGCGGAAGGCGTAAGCATTGCGGCGCGGGGTAATCCGGTAACGGCGGATCGGCTGGCGCGGCCGGAGCCAGGTGAGGAAGTAATGGAAACGGGCGGTCATGATGCTTTCACGCTTCCGCCTCCATAAGTTTCCGCAGTTTCTCGGTTTCCTGCTTGATCAGCGCGGTAACGCGGTGTTTGGCGAGGTAAACTTGGGCGATGTTGGCATGGAGCGTTTTCGCGACTTCGCCGACGGGCCATTCCTTCAGCACGTAGAGATCGAACATTTGAAACTGTTTGGCGCCGACGCGCTGTTTCACCCGTTCAATCGCGGCGTCGGCGAGGTTTTTCGCCCATTCTTCGTCCCACACTTCGTCCACGACGCTGGCTTCAGGCGCGGGAATTTTTTCCACGAGAGGCGTAAGTTCGGTGTCCTCGCCGTCGGAAGCAGGCTCGGCGAAAGGCAGGCGACGACGACGCAGGTGATCGGCGACGCGCCGTTGCACGATCAACTTGAGCCACGCCTTGAACGAACTGCCTTCCGCCGCCTTGAAGCGTCCCTCGCGCAAGCCCTTGGCCACGGCCACCACGGTTTCCTGCACCATGTCCCGCGCGTCATCGTCCGAGAGGCCGGCCTTGAGGGCGACGCTGTAAAGGAATTTCCAGTAGGTGTCGAAGAAATCGCGCCAGCTTTCCTGATCGTCCCAGCGCTTGAGACGGCTCAGGAGGCTCAGCCGCGTGGGGATGAATTCATCCCCGGCGGAATTGCTGTGGGCAGATTGCACCACGGATAGAATCGCACGAAGGCGTGATTTCTTTCACGAAAAATTTTGGAAAGTGATAATGCCCATCGCAACTCCAGCCATCTAACGCCCCCGCCTCAAGCTTTTCAGGTGATCAATCGAACGCCCGGCCTGTTCCACGGTCCCGCATTCCACCGACAGCACGATGTCGCGTTTGGCACGACGGCAAATCTCAATCACCGCGGCCCAGTCAATCACACCATCACCGCAGGCGCAACCGACCGGCGTGCCGGTGACCTTGCCGCGCCCGGTTGAAGATTGCGCATCCGAGATGTCCTTGGCGTGCAAGTGCACGAGCCGATCCACGACGCGCTCCAGCCATTCCAGCGGATCGTGGCCGCAGAGGTGAGCGTTGCCGGTATCGAAGTTGATGCCGATGGCCGGGCTTTTCACCAACGAGTAAATGCGATCCAGACCGTCGGGCTGTTTGCTGTATTGCTGATGCGGTTCAAGGCCGATGAGAATGCCGCGCGGCTCGGCGACTTTGGCGGCTTCCATCAATGTGTAGCGCATGAGCATGAAGTCCTCGGCCTCGGTGGTCCACAGCGGCTTCGGACCTTCGTCGGTGTTCACCACCGGCGCGCCGCACTCGGCGGCGAAGCGGATGGCCTGCTTGAGATACTCGACGCTGATTTCCGGTTTGCAAAGCGGCGTGTGGGTCGAAAGGCCGGAGAGTTTCACGCCGAATTTTTCACAGGCGCGTTTGATGCGCAAAGGGTCGTCGAGCATCGACACGCTGTGGAAATAGCCGGCTTCGCTCAGCAGTTCGCGCCCCCAATGCACCATTGGCTCGACGTGCGTATAGCCGAGTTGCGCGGCCTTCTCCACGCCCCACTCAAACGGCTTGTCGTTGTGGCGGACGAATTCAAGGTTGATGCCGAAATAGATTTTGCCCATGGGTCACCTCCGGGTTGATTGGTTTACAGCGGCACTCATTTGTTCGCCGCGGCGCTTGATTTTTCCCAAAGCTGGTGGCGGCGTTGCAGAAATTCGGCGGACTTGAAGGCCGGATAAACCGTCACGAGATAATCCACGCTGAACTTCTCACCGGCGGAATACTCCAGCGGCGCCTTGTCCAGACCCTGCGTCACGGAAAGGTAGGTGAATGGATCAAGCATGGAGAAAAATTTCGTATCCCCGCGCACTGACCCGGGCTGGGCGAACAACGCGACCATGATTTCGTGCCCGTCCAGCTTATGCGAAACGGTGCTCCACTTTGCGGCGATGACGTCGCGGTTGTTCGTTCGAGTGTACGGAACGTTGTCTGAGTTTTGGTGCCGGGCGACATGATCGAACGCCTGTGGCAGGCGCAGACCGAGGCCGTTGTATTCGCTGCCGTGCAATTTCACCTTGGGTGCGCCGTGCCCAACTTCAAACTCACCGCGCCACTCCAACGCCACTTCCTGGTTTGCTTTGTCCACCGTGATTGTGAGCGTGCGTTTCTCCACCAGCAACGCGACCGGCGCCGTGTCGGGCACCACCTTGTCGGCGTCGCGCACCCAATGAATCAACTGCGTGAAGCTCGCCTGCGGCAGTCCAGCAGTGCTCTTGCCGGTGGACTGCGACAGCAGTTCGATCGACCGCTCATGTCCCGCCTCACCGACCTCCTCCCAAAAATTCACGCCATTGACGCGGATGGCATACATCAGTCCGTGATGATGCAGATGGTCGGCGGGTGCATCACGGAGGACATTGTCGCCGGCGAGCGTGTAAAGTTCCTTAACGTAAGGTTTGAACTGGTTCGACGCGAACGCATAGGTGAGCAGTTTTTGACCGTCGAAACTCCACTCCAGCCGGCCTTCCTCTGGTTTCACAACGGCGGTGATCTCCGCCGCGCTCACTTGCAAGGTAATGGCCAAAAGAATGACAGTTGAAAATACTGGAGCCGCGAGGAGTCGCCACCGAAAGTTGCTTTTCATAATGCGAACCTTAACTGCGTGCCAGCAAGAATCCTTGATTCAGGTCAACTGCGACAGAGGTTGAAACCGAACACAGCGAAAGCCACTCGACAAGAAGACTTGATCCGCACCGGGCGATGATCAACGCGCAACGGTGAGTTGTCTGGCGTTTTCGATCTTGAGACGCACGGTGACATACTGGTTGGGTTTGTAAGGCACCTTCACCGCGTTCCCGGCGGCGGCTCGCCCCGTGGGATAGGGCGCCCCGGACTGTGGTAGCGTTCCAGAACGTTTATCCCACGGGGCGAGCTTGCGCTGGTTGACTTCCACACCATTGCAGAGAATTGCTTCGCTGATCCGCAGGGTCGGAAACTTGATATCAGCCTCACCGGCGCGACCGGCAATTTCACGGAAGCGCAGGATGTAGCCATCCTCCTCATCAGCAGCTTTGAAAACGACGATCTGCAAGTTGGATGCGTCGAGGGAGAGAAACGATCCCGAAGCGGCTGGGAAAGGACGGCTCGTGTCGCCAACTTTTGCGGAGAAGGAGGAGACAAACGGATAAGCGAGCACCGGGCTGCGCGTGTCGGCGTCGAATCGGGCGAGCGTTTCGCGGTTGAGTCCGTCGCCGCTGGTTATCGAGTAGCGGAAGCGGAGCGTGCCGCCCTGCTGGGCGCGGTAATTGGTGAACCAATAATTGTGCATGACATAGGAATAGACGTGGCCGTTCTTGATCGCCAGGTGCGTTGGCCAATTGCCACGGTTGATGTCCGTCAGGCAAACCAGCGGCGCGTCGGGCGTGGCCCAAGCGATGTCGAAGGCAGCGTCGCGCAAGTGAACCAGATTCTGCGGCGTGAACCATTCGCGACAAGCGCCGGGCAATTGGTCTTCGTTCGGCCGGCACCAGCCGTTCTGGATTTGATACTCGAAAGCCGGTTGCTTGGCGGCGAACGGAAATGCGAAATAACAGGCTTCCTTGGCGCGCGTGGGAAGTTTCTCAATGGTGTTCGCAATGTCCACGCGTTTGATGGCGTCATAGATCAAATACTCGCTGCGGATGCTCGGCGCGTTGCTGCACGAGGTGACGACCACGATGCGCTGGCCAAGCGGAGTCTTGATGTTCTCGACGATCCGCGCGGCGGCGGGCGGATGCACAACAAGGTTCGCCGGCGGAGTGCCAAAAGTGTGGTTGAGGATGAGCGAACCTTCGCCACCAGTGACATAGACGTATTGATTCAATTTGTACGGCGCACTCGTGTCCACCAACTCGCGCTGCGCGGCCTTGTCGTAGAGGCTTTTGACGCCGCCGGTCTGCAAATCCACGGTCAGACGATAGAACCGACTTTCAATGGTATCGCCGTCAATTGTTTCATTCTTCTTTAGGTCAGAGGGATTTAGTCCGCGGATCGCGTAGCCTTTGTAGCCCATGGCGGGAACGTTCTCCGCGAGGAAGCGTACGCGCTTCCAGCCGTCCTTTTGGGAAATCACGTCAAGCGGCACCGGCTTGTTGCCCGCCAGCTCAACCAAATGCTGGCCGGAGTTGAGTTCCACTTCCAACGGTTCGGTGCGCGTGTAATTCTGCCAGTTGAACGCGAGCACGGTGTCGCCTTCCACGGCGATGGTCTGGCAGAGGCGGTTGAATCCGCGCGCGAGCAGGTTGCGGGCGTCGAGGTTGGCGCGCGTCGCGTAGTTCTCCTTGATTTCCCATTGGCGCGTGACGAACTCGCGATCGGGCTGGCTGACGCTGTTGTGCGCGCCCCACGTGTGTTCGTCGTAGAACATCACGTTCTTCCAGGCCGCGTTGAAGTCCTCCGACGGATAACGATTACGCGGTTCGAAAATCGTCGCGAAACTCGCAGTCGTTTCCGCGGCGGGGAGAATCTGCTGCGAACGGCGGTTCAATGTCGTTTGCGCCGCACTCGACGCCACACCGTCTTCCCAATACGCGCCGCAGTCGCCACGATAGACCGGCAACCGGTTGCCGAAATGTTTTTCGATGTAGCCGAAGTATTCCGCGTCCGAGGTGACCTCGAGTTTTGGAAACGCAAATTCTTTATTCCATTGTTCGATGAGTTCCGCCTCGCCCGTGCGCGGAATGGCCGCGTTATCCACGTAAGCGCCGTAGATCATCACGGCATCCGGCGCGTATTCGGGACGCAGGAACTG
The Verrucomicrobiota bacterium DNA segment above includes these coding regions:
- a CDS encoding sigma-70 family RNA polymerase sigma factor, producing MQSAHSNSAGDEFIPTRLSLLSRLKRWDDQESWRDFFDTYWKFLYSVALKAGLSDDDARDMVQETVVAVAKGLREGRFKAAEGSSFKAWLKLIVQRRVADHLRRRRLPFAEPASDGEDTELTPLVEKIPAPEASVVDEVWDEEWAKNLADAAIERVKQRVGAKQFQMFDLYVLKEWPVGEVAKTLHANIAQVYLAKHRVTALIKQETEKLRKLMEAEA
- a CDS encoding PD40 domain-containing protein; the encoded protein is MNADPNARDKMLNDLGSTMSPASEAIADTPLAPPVIPDHELIRRIGRGSYGEVWLARNALGTWRAVKIVHRAAFDHDRPYEREFEGIRRFEPISRTHPSQLNVLHVGRNDAAGHFYYVMELADAAERSDGVMECRSDGQRASAQDSTTPTLQYSSSYSPRTLRSDLLQRGCLPFDECLQIGLAPATALDHLHRHGLVHRDIKPSNIVFVNGIPKLADIGLVAQAEATLSLVGTEGYLPPEGPGTAQADIFSLGKVLYEMATGRDRQEYPELPTNLIAQPAAERAQLAELNEIIVRACHADLKQRYQTAAELHADLALLQSGKSVSRMRTVERRVRTLARAGALVTALAVLAASAWLWQQKQTREARRLAAENARLAEENRQRIVRLDVANGVRLLDDGDPAGALLWFADALPLVTNNSAEETIHRIRIQQTLNQMPRPAQVLVHEHPVRSMAFSPDGKRLAIGTEWGWVHLWDVQTGEPLWKPLRLESDGIPQMSFTSDGRRLCVDTLYGGGVSPSERIRTTSAAVIDVATGQRLFTKVATNLALAALIGDGRWLVTAESDYVIRVLDVRDGSQVAALKGHTNNILAFSTSTDGNLLASTSEDGTIRLWRLPSGEPVGAPLPFQLEQHFPALSPDGQRLAIREEIVRDGVTNDFIRIWSTETLTSVGKPIEASGASGAFWIDQVPSRRLFSSFGGQMRVFDLDTQAELLPAIRLDKPHGTWAATQDSRRVMFGGRDRIDGLWSLETGEMLAPPFRHGRQILDIALSPDGSQLATITDEGACVLWKLNLRREDAVHRFNANIPGIRRGSPQRLLKGFSPDRRRFLIPLDDETVRLVDVERLAEVNLPGTKPTNCAPHQWTFSADNHQWAIAYAPTNKLESSVVELWRDEGGKLRRQMLPHAKEIQNTGFAPRSAIVEMWYDENGAGRFPWHLHPQKIRNMRFATGSASLITVSGDRQIRSWRTDDGALEHSVTAPETIDESGDLFPDGRTIFIVHRDIGFALFDLVTGSITPTPIGPGTVTAFAFDPAGERFATVTAEQWGRVWSTKTGAPLSPPVRHDGALTWVDWSPDGKRIAMAGVTPEVRVWEASTGELSLPPLRIGDKPLGTVMWSLDGRFIVARSGENVVRVWDSTTGEAVTPLLKHNGDVRLAHLVANNRLITLSLPNKLRAWDLKESRLAPDVLADYAKLTSGRRLNASGVLLPLKPDELAELCRSLRARAPQLFE
- a CDS encoding PmoA family protein, which produces MKSNFRWRLLAAPVFSTVILLAITLQVSAAEITAVVKPEEGRLEWSFDGQKLLTYAFASNQFKPYVKELYTLAGDNVLRDAPADHLHHHGLMYAIRVNGVNFWEEVGEAGHERSIELLSQSTGKSTAGLPQASFTQLIHWVRDADKVVPDTAPVALLVEKRTLTITVDKANQEVALEWRGEFEVGHGAPKVKLHGSEYNGLGLRLPQAFDHVARHQNSDNVPYTRTNNRDVIAAKWSTVSHKLDGHEIMVALFAQPGSVRGDTKFFSMLDPFTYLSVTQGLDKAPLEYSAGEKFSVDYLVTVYPAFKSAEFLQRRHQLWEKSSAAANK
- a CDS encoding sugar phosphate isomerase/epimerase, with protein sequence MGKIYFGINLEFVRHNDKPFEWGVEKAAQLGYTHVEPMVHWGRELLSEAGYFHSVSMLDDPLRIKRACEKFGVKLSGLSTHTPLCKPEISVEYLKQAIRFAAECGAPVVNTDEGPKPLWTTEAEDFMLMRYTLMEAAKVAEPRGILIGLEPHQQYSKQPDGLDRIYSLVKSPAIGINFDTGNAHLCGHDPLEWLERVVDRLVHLHAKDISDAQSSTGRGKVTGTPVGCACGDGVIDWAAVIEICRRAKRDIVLSVECGTVEQAGRSIDHLKSLRRGR